One part of the Dunckerocampus dactyliophorus isolate RoL2022-P2 chromosome 11, RoL_Ddac_1.1, whole genome shotgun sequence genome encodes these proteins:
- the htr4 gene encoding 5-hydroxytryptamine receptor 4 isoform X3: protein MSVGAAGHMPVMEELVTESNSMPKRMALICFLSLVMVMSILGNLLVMVAVCKDRQLRKIKTNYFIVSLAFADLLVSVLVMPFGAIDLVHQQWIYGETFCLVRTSLDVLLTTASIMHLCCIALDRYYAICCQPLVYRNKMTPMRVALMIGGCWVIPTFISFLPIMQGWNTIGIDHVIEQRRHMEGSNSTSCVFMVNKPYALTCSVVAFYIPLVLMVLAYQRIYVTARAHALQISMLQRAGGAGTSTPATSTASASSDSADHQRNHRMRTETKAAKTLCIIMGCFCLCWAPFFITNVVDPFIDYTVPEKLWAACLWLGYINSMLNPILYAFLNKSFRRAFLIILCCGRKRYRRPSILGSGAPCTSTPINRSTHVLNCSSASKLLLWFCNTRPVPV, encoded by the exons CAACAGCATGCCAAAGCGGATGGCTCTGATCTGCTTCCTGTCTCTGGTGATGGTGATGAGCATCCTGGGAAACCTGCTGGTCATGGTGGCCGTCTGCAAGGACAGACAACTCAG GAAAATTAAGACCAACTACTTCATCGTGTCTCTGGCCTTTGCCGACTTGTTGGTGTCGGTTCTGGTGATGCCGTTTGGCGCCATCGACCTGGTCCACCAGCAGTGGATCTACGGTGAGACCTTCTGCCTGGTCCGTACCTCGCTGGACGTCCTGCTGACCACGGCGTCCATCATGCACCTGTGCTGCATCGCCCTGGACAG GTACTACGCCATCTGCTGCCAGCCTCTGGTGTATCGCAACAAGATGACGCCCATGCGCGTGGCGCTGATGATTGGCGGCTGCTGGGTCATTCCCACCTTCATCTCCTTCCTGCCCATCATGCAAGGATGGAACACCATCGGCATTGACCACGTG ATTGAGCAGAGGCGCCACATGGAGGGCAGTAACTCCACGTCGTGCGTCTTCATGGTCAACAAGCCGTACGCCCTCACGTGTTCCGTGGTGGCCTTCTACATTCCCCTGGTCCTCATGGTGCTGGCCTACCAGAGGATCTACGTCACGGCCCGGGCGCACGCCCTCCAGATCAGCATGCTGCAGCGGGCGGGGGGCGCCGGCACCAGCACACCCGCTACCTCCACCGCCAGCGCGTCCTCGGACTCGGCCGACCATCAGCGCAACCACCGCATGCGCACGGAAACCAAAGCGGCCAAGACGCTGTGTATCATCATGGGATGTTTCTGCCTCTGCTGGGCACCCTTCTTCATCACCAACGTGGTGGACCCGTTCATTGACTACACCGTGCCCGAGAAGCTGTGGGCCGCCTGCCTGTGGCTGGGCTACATCAACTCCATGCTCAACCCCATCCTCTACGCCTTCCTCAACAAGTCCTTCCGTCGTGCCTTCCTCATCATCCTCTGCTGCGGTAGGAAGAGGTACCGCCGACCCTCCATCCTGGGCTCCGGTGCGCCCTGCACGTCCACGCCGATCAACAGATCCACACACGTCCTCAA CTGCTCCTCTGCCTCCAAACTGCTGCTCTGGTTCTGCAACACCAGGCCAGTGCCTGTCTAG
- the htr4 gene encoding 5-hydroxytryptamine receptor 4 isoform X1, translating into MSVGAAGHMPVMEELVTESNSMPKRMALICFLSLVMVMSILGNLLVMVAVCKDRQLRKIKTNYFIVSLAFADLLVSVLVMPFGAIDLVHQQWIYGETFCLVRTSLDVLLTTASIMHLCCIALDRYYAICCQPLVYRNKMTPMRVALMIGGCWVIPTFISFLPIMQGWNTIGIDHVIEQRRHMEGSNSTSCVFMVNKPYALTCSVVAFYIPLVLMVLAYQRIYVTARAHALQISMLQRAGGAGTSTPATSTASASSDSADHQRNHRMRTETKAAKTLCIIMGCFCLCWAPFFITNVVDPFIDYTVPEKLWAACLWLGYINSMLNPILYAFLNKSFRRAFLIILCCGRKRYRRPSILGSGAPCTSTPINRSTHVLKYAVLNGNHTAQEKKTLHADSESSL; encoded by the exons CAACAGCATGCCAAAGCGGATGGCTCTGATCTGCTTCCTGTCTCTGGTGATGGTGATGAGCATCCTGGGAAACCTGCTGGTCATGGTGGCCGTCTGCAAGGACAGACAACTCAG GAAAATTAAGACCAACTACTTCATCGTGTCTCTGGCCTTTGCCGACTTGTTGGTGTCGGTTCTGGTGATGCCGTTTGGCGCCATCGACCTGGTCCACCAGCAGTGGATCTACGGTGAGACCTTCTGCCTGGTCCGTACCTCGCTGGACGTCCTGCTGACCACGGCGTCCATCATGCACCTGTGCTGCATCGCCCTGGACAG GTACTACGCCATCTGCTGCCAGCCTCTGGTGTATCGCAACAAGATGACGCCCATGCGCGTGGCGCTGATGATTGGCGGCTGCTGGGTCATTCCCACCTTCATCTCCTTCCTGCCCATCATGCAAGGATGGAACACCATCGGCATTGACCACGTG ATTGAGCAGAGGCGCCACATGGAGGGCAGTAACTCCACGTCGTGCGTCTTCATGGTCAACAAGCCGTACGCCCTCACGTGTTCCGTGGTGGCCTTCTACATTCCCCTGGTCCTCATGGTGCTGGCCTACCAGAGGATCTACGTCACGGCCCGGGCGCACGCCCTCCAGATCAGCATGCTGCAGCGGGCGGGGGGCGCCGGCACCAGCACACCCGCTACCTCCACCGCCAGCGCGTCCTCGGACTCGGCCGACCATCAGCGCAACCACCGCATGCGCACGGAAACCAAAGCGGCCAAGACGCTGTGTATCATCATGGGATGTTTCTGCCTCTGCTGGGCACCCTTCTTCATCACCAACGTGGTGGACCCGTTCATTGACTACACCGTGCCCGAGAAGCTGTGGGCCGCCTGCCTGTGGCTGGGCTACATCAACTCCATGCTCAACCCCATCCTCTACGCCTTCCTCAACAAGTCCTTCCGTCGTGCCTTCCTCATCATCCTCTGCTGCGGTAGGAAGAGGTACCGCCGACCCTCCATCCTGGGCTCCGGTGCGCCCTGCACGTCCACGCCGATCAACAGATCCACACACGTCCTCAA GTATGCTGTGCTCAATGGGAACCACACAGCgcaggagaaaaaaacacttcacgCCGACTCCGAGTCCAGCTTGTGA
- the htr4 gene encoding 5-hydroxytryptamine receptor 4 isoform X4, with amino-acid sequence MSVGAAGHMPVMEELVTESNSMPKRMALICFLSLVMVMSILGNLLVMVAVCKDRQLRKIKTNYFIVSLAFADLLVSVLVMPFGAIDLVHQQWIYGETFCLVRTSLDVLLTTASIMHLCCIALDRYYAICCQPLVYRNKMTPMRVALMIGGCWVIPTFISFLPIMQGWNTIGIDHVIEQRRHMEGSNSTSCVFMVNKPYALTCSVVAFYIPLVLMVLAYQRIYVTARAHALQISMLQRAGGAGTSTPATSTASASSDSADHQRNHRMRTETKAAKTLCIIMGCFCLCWAPFFITNVVDPFIDYTVPEKLWAACLWLGYINSMLNPILYAFLNKSFRRAFLIILCCGRKRYRRPSILGSGAPCTSTPINRSTHVLNRG; translated from the exons CAACAGCATGCCAAAGCGGATGGCTCTGATCTGCTTCCTGTCTCTGGTGATGGTGATGAGCATCCTGGGAAACCTGCTGGTCATGGTGGCCGTCTGCAAGGACAGACAACTCAG GAAAATTAAGACCAACTACTTCATCGTGTCTCTGGCCTTTGCCGACTTGTTGGTGTCGGTTCTGGTGATGCCGTTTGGCGCCATCGACCTGGTCCACCAGCAGTGGATCTACGGTGAGACCTTCTGCCTGGTCCGTACCTCGCTGGACGTCCTGCTGACCACGGCGTCCATCATGCACCTGTGCTGCATCGCCCTGGACAG GTACTACGCCATCTGCTGCCAGCCTCTGGTGTATCGCAACAAGATGACGCCCATGCGCGTGGCGCTGATGATTGGCGGCTGCTGGGTCATTCCCACCTTCATCTCCTTCCTGCCCATCATGCAAGGATGGAACACCATCGGCATTGACCACGTG ATTGAGCAGAGGCGCCACATGGAGGGCAGTAACTCCACGTCGTGCGTCTTCATGGTCAACAAGCCGTACGCCCTCACGTGTTCCGTGGTGGCCTTCTACATTCCCCTGGTCCTCATGGTGCTGGCCTACCAGAGGATCTACGTCACGGCCCGGGCGCACGCCCTCCAGATCAGCATGCTGCAGCGGGCGGGGGGCGCCGGCACCAGCACACCCGCTACCTCCACCGCCAGCGCGTCCTCGGACTCGGCCGACCATCAGCGCAACCACCGCATGCGCACGGAAACCAAAGCGGCCAAGACGCTGTGTATCATCATGGGATGTTTCTGCCTCTGCTGGGCACCCTTCTTCATCACCAACGTGGTGGACCCGTTCATTGACTACACCGTGCCCGAGAAGCTGTGGGCCGCCTGCCTGTGGCTGGGCTACATCAACTCCATGCTCAACCCCATCCTCTACGCCTTCCTCAACAAGTCCTTCCGTCGTGCCTTCCTCATCATCCTCTGCTGCGGTAGGAAGAGGTACCGCCGACCCTCCATCCTGGGCTCCGGTGCGCCCTGCACGTCCACGCCGATCAACAGATCCACACACGTCCTCAA cagagggtga
- the htr4 gene encoding 5-hydroxytryptamine receptor 4 isoform X2 has product MSVGAAGHMPVMEELVTESNSMPKRMALICFLSLVMVMSILGNLLVMVAVCKDRQLRKIKTNYFIVSLAFADLLVSVLVMPFGAIDLVHQQWIYGETFCLVRTSLDVLLTTASIMHLCCIALDRYYAICCQPLVYRNKMTPMRVALMIGGCWVIPTFISFLPIMQGWNTIGIDHVIEQRRHMEGSNSTSCVFMVNKPYALTCSVVAFYIPLVLMVLAYQRIYVTARAHALQISMLQRAGGAGTSTPATSTASASSDSADHQRNHRMRTETKAAKTLCIIMGCFCLCWAPFFITNVVDPFIDYTVPEKLWAACLWLGYINSMLNPILYAFLNKSFRRAFLIILCCGRKRYRRPSILGSGAPCTSTPINRSTHVLNSCSSASKLLLWFCNTRPVPV; this is encoded by the exons CAACAGCATGCCAAAGCGGATGGCTCTGATCTGCTTCCTGTCTCTGGTGATGGTGATGAGCATCCTGGGAAACCTGCTGGTCATGGTGGCCGTCTGCAAGGACAGACAACTCAG GAAAATTAAGACCAACTACTTCATCGTGTCTCTGGCCTTTGCCGACTTGTTGGTGTCGGTTCTGGTGATGCCGTTTGGCGCCATCGACCTGGTCCACCAGCAGTGGATCTACGGTGAGACCTTCTGCCTGGTCCGTACCTCGCTGGACGTCCTGCTGACCACGGCGTCCATCATGCACCTGTGCTGCATCGCCCTGGACAG GTACTACGCCATCTGCTGCCAGCCTCTGGTGTATCGCAACAAGATGACGCCCATGCGCGTGGCGCTGATGATTGGCGGCTGCTGGGTCATTCCCACCTTCATCTCCTTCCTGCCCATCATGCAAGGATGGAACACCATCGGCATTGACCACGTG ATTGAGCAGAGGCGCCACATGGAGGGCAGTAACTCCACGTCGTGCGTCTTCATGGTCAACAAGCCGTACGCCCTCACGTGTTCCGTGGTGGCCTTCTACATTCCCCTGGTCCTCATGGTGCTGGCCTACCAGAGGATCTACGTCACGGCCCGGGCGCACGCCCTCCAGATCAGCATGCTGCAGCGGGCGGGGGGCGCCGGCACCAGCACACCCGCTACCTCCACCGCCAGCGCGTCCTCGGACTCGGCCGACCATCAGCGCAACCACCGCATGCGCACGGAAACCAAAGCGGCCAAGACGCTGTGTATCATCATGGGATGTTTCTGCCTCTGCTGGGCACCCTTCTTCATCACCAACGTGGTGGACCCGTTCATTGACTACACCGTGCCCGAGAAGCTGTGGGCCGCCTGCCTGTGGCTGGGCTACATCAACTCCATGCTCAACCCCATCCTCTACGCCTTCCTCAACAAGTCCTTCCGTCGTGCCTTCCTCATCATCCTCTGCTGCGGTAGGAAGAGGTACCGCCGACCCTCCATCCTGGGCTCCGGTGCGCCCTGCACGTCCACGCCGATCAACAGATCCACACACGTCCTCAA CAGCTGCTCCTCTGCCTCCAAACTGCTGCTCTGGTTCTGCAACACCAGGCCAGTGCCTGTCTAG